From Malaciobacter mytili LMG 24559:
GAGATAAAATATTAGCTGTTGGGCAAGAAGCAAAACAGATGATAGGTAAAACTCCACTTAATATTCAAGCTGTAAGGCCTATGAAAGATGGTGTAATAGCTGACTTTGAGATGACTGAAAGAATGATTAGATATTTCATTGAAAAAGCTCACTCAAGAAAATCATTTATTAGACCTAGAATCATTATTTGCATTCCTTTTGGTATTACTCAAGTTGAGAAAAAAGCAGTAAAAGAATCAGCTATGAGTGCAGGAGCAAGAGAAGTATTTCTTGTAGAAGAACCAATGGCAGCAGCAATTGGTGCAGGTATTCCTGTATCTGATCCTTCTGGTTATGTTGTTGTAGATATTGGTGGAGGGACAACTGAAATTGGAGTTACTTCACTTGGTGGACTAGTATTATGTAAATCTATTAAAGTTGCAGGAGATAGATTTGATAAAGCAATTATGGATTATGTAAGACAAAACTATAATCTATATATTGGTGAAAGAACAGCAGAAAGTATTAAAATAGAAATAGGAACTGCTATAAAACTTGAAAAAGAGTTAAAAATCAAAGTAAAAGGAAGAGATAACTCTGGATTGCTTTCAACTATTGAGTTAGGAAGTGAAGGAGTTAGAACTGCAATAAAAGAACCTTTAAGAGAAATTGTTTCAGCAGTGAAGAGTGTATTAGAAGATATGCCACCTGATTTAGCAAGTGATATTGTTGATAATGGAGTTATTTTAACTGGTGGAGGAGCTTTAATTAGAGGTCTAGACACATATTTAGCAGATATTATTAAATTACCTGTAAAAGTTGCTGATGAGCCTTTATTAGCAGTTGCTTATGGTACAAGTAATGTCTTAAATCAAGCGGAGCTTTTAAAACTTATCACTAATGAATAAACTAATCTTCTTTATTCTTTTTTTAATAGTAAGTTTGTTATACATCTTAGATGTAAACAAACTTATGAGTACAAATTTTACTTTTTTTAATAAAATCAAAGAATTTTATATTGAAAAAGTTATAAGCATAACTAACTTTACAGAAAAATATTTTAATCAAGCAAAAAATATTTCCATATTAAAAAAAGAAAATGAAGAATTATTAAAATACAAAACTTTATATATTGATCAAAAAACTCAACTAAATGAAATCCAAAAAAAATCTTCTTTACAAACAATACAAGAGTCTGTAACTTTAGTAAAAGCTCTTTCTTATGTTGAATTTGATGACTTAACAAGAGTATGGTTAGATTTAAAAAAAGAAGATACTAAAATTGCTGGACTTATTTATAATAACTTTGCAGCAGGAATAGTAGTAAAAAAAGATGATAAAGCTTTAGCTTTATTAAATGGAAATGAAAAAGCAAATTATGCAGTTTTTATTGGAGAGAATAGTGCTCCGGGAATTATTCATGATTATAGAAAAAGTAAATATATAGTTGCAAAGTATATTCCTATTTGGATAGATATAAAAATAGGAGATGAAGTTATAACTTCAGGAATGGATAATATATTCTTTAAAGGTTTAAAAGTAGGAAAAGTAATCTCTATAAATAAAATGGCTGATATGCAAGAGGCAGTTATTGCCCCTTATGCACAGGTTTTAAAAGAGAGATTTTTTTACCTTTATGAAACAAAAGCAGAAATACCCAAAAATATAAAAGTTGAAACACAAGAAGAAAAACAACAACCTAAATAATTGTTTTTATATAATCAGCAACTCTAAATGAATTTGCATATATTGTCCAAGTGTGAGGTACACTTCCTCCTGTTGGCATAAAACTTCCATCTGTTATAAAAAGATTTTTTAAATCATGACTTTGACAATATTTATTTAAAACAGAAGTTTTAGGATTGTTTCCAAATCTACACCCTCCTGCTTGTAAATTTGAAGAAGGTAAAGAACTCATCTCTAATTTAATATTTTTTGCACCCATTTGCTCTAAAACATCTTTTCCTTTTTGTGCTAAAAAATTTGCAACTTTTAAGTCTTGAGGATGGGCACCTATTCTTATATTAGCAACAGGAATTCCATATTTATCTTTATACTTCTCATCAACACTTACAAAACAGTTATCATTTGGAGTCCAATCAGTAAAAATTTCAAAATTTAAAACTCTTTTTTTTGTAAAATTATTATAAATATTTTCTTGTAAAGCTTTTCCAAAAAGTAATTTGCCTTGCTCATCTTTTTTATATAAATTTGCTTTTCTTATTGGATTTGCATGTTCAAAAAGAAAATCTATTGTTCCACCTTTAAACTCTTTTGTATAATACCAATCTTTTAAAGCCCTATTTACAAAAAGACCTTGAGTAAAAAGCTCTTTATACTCTAAATTTGTTTTATCAAACTCTGCACTTCCAATACCACCACCTGTAAAAATCATATTTTTACCAACTTGCTTTGAACTATTTGCAAGTCCATTAACAAAATATTGATTTTTTGAATTTAATAAAAGTCTTGAAGTCTCTACAGCTTGTGCTGCAACTACAAATAGCTTTGCTTGAATACTTTTTTTAGTACCCTCTTTTGTAAAATAATAAGCCTTTGTAACTTCTGTTTTTGTACTATCTAACTTATATACAAAACAGTTTGATTTTATAATTAAATTTCCTGTTTTTAAAGCTTGAACTAAAAGGGAAGCTCTAGAGCTTCCTTTTGCACCACTACTACAACCATAACTTCCACAAAAATTTGAATAATAACAAGCATTTCTATGATCTTTAGCTTGGCTTAAAATTGCTCTTGGAACTTTATATGAAGTATAATTTAACTCTTTGCAGGCCTTATCAAAAAGCTTTGTAATTGGATGTTCTTCTAGTGGTTTATATGCATACTGTTTTTTACTTCTTGGCTCATGATGCTTATAGTTGGTAACTTCACCAGAAACTCCCACTACTTCTTCTACTTTTGTATAATATTTTTCTAAATCATCATAAGTAATAGGCCAATCTTCAATATTTGAACCTTCCAATTTTCCATATTCACTTTTAAGCCTAAAATCTTTGGGTTTTAATCTATGAAAATAACCACTCATAAAATTTGAAGAGCCTCCTAAAATATTCCCATTCCACCAACTCCAACCAGTCTCATAAGTGGGAAATTTCATCCATTTATTATCTACAAACTCTTCAATAGTATGATATTGTTCTTGTAAAGAAGGTGTAATTATATTTCTTCTAACAAAGGCTATTTCATCTTTTGAAAAATCTTTTTCATTATATATAGAGCCTTTTTCTAAAATAAGTACTTTTTTACCCTCTTTTGTAAGTTCATAAGCAATAGGTCCAGCACCTGCTCCACTTCCAATTATACAAATATCATAAACCATTTATTTTCCCATATTTTACTTTTGGTTTTGGATTTCCTGCTTGAAAATTCAAAGCTTTATATCCTATTTCATTTTTATTACCACCATAAATTGGATCACTAAGCATTGCTTCAATACCATAATAAATAAGTAGAGATAACCAACTTTCACCATAACTATTTAAACTTACTTCTTGAATAATTTCTTCTTTTTGTTTTTTTGAAGCTTTTAAAAATAAAGGAAAAGAAGAGTTAAAATCAAGTGCTCCTTGAAGCAAATATTCTAAATCACTTTTATCAAAACTCTTTTCTTTAGAGTTTTGATATAAATAGTTTAAAGCCCCAAACTCTTTTGAACTAGGCATATTATTAGTTTTAGGAAACAAAACTTCAAAGACCTCTTCTATTATAATCCAAGGAAGGTTATCTTCTTTTGCATTTAATAAAGTAGTCGTGGCAAGAAGTGCACTTGTAACTAAAAAATCTCTTCTTTTCATTAGTATCTTGCCATTATATTATCAACTTCATCCCAAGATAATTTATTTTCTTTATTTTTAAACATATTATAAATATATCTTGCAAACATATCGGTTTCTAAATTTACTCTTGTTCCAACTTTATATCTTTTAAAAATTGTATTTTCTATTGTATGAGGAATAATTGTAAGCCTAAAACTATTTGTAAAAACTTCATTTACTGTTAAGGATACTCCATCTATTGTAACACTACCTTTTGGTATTATATATTTTGAATATTCTTTTGGTAAAGAGATTATATAGTCTGTTGAATTTCCATTTTGTTTTATTGAAGTTACTATTCCAAGACAATCCACATGTCCTTGAACTATGTGTCCTTCAAATCTATCTTTCATCATCATTGCAGGTTCAATATGAACTTTACCTCTATAATTTTCCATAGCAAGGATTTTTTGAGATTCTAAAGATAACTCAACAGTAAAAGTTCCTGTAGAAACTCTTACAACTGTTAAACATGCTCCATTTACAGCAATAGAATCTCCAATCTTTGGTTTATATTTGGCTTTTAATGTTAAAAAATTATTATTAAAACTTAAAACTTCTGCCAATTCTCTAATTAATCCTGTAAACACATAAATCCTTCAACAATAATTTGATAATGTCCAAAATATTTGGAATAATTTCAATTTTTTGGTATCATACCGAAAAATTATTGAGAAGCAAATTTTAATATTATTTACTATACTAAATGCTTCCTTTCTTAAAGACTTTTTTAAAAAACAGAAAAGCTTATCTTTTAAATGGCCTGTTTTTAAAATATAACATACATAATATTTTTATGGAGATAAAATGAACTATGACATAATCGTCGTTGGAGGCGGACACGCTGGAATTGAAGCTTCATTAGCAAGTGCTAGAATGGGGAAAAAAACTCTTCTAATTACTATGCTTGTAGAACAAATTGGTGCAGCTTCATGTAACCCAGCAATTGGAGGATTAGCCAAAG
This genomic window contains:
- a CDS encoding rod shape-determining protein is translated as MLNKLIGLFSNDMAIDLGTANTVVSIRGKGIIINEPSVVAVQHDRYGRDKILAVGQEAKQMIGKTPLNIQAVRPMKDGVIADFEMTERMIRYFIEKAHSRKSFIRPRIIICIPFGITQVEKKAVKESAMSAGAREVFLVEEPMAAAIGAGIPVSDPSGYVVVDIGGGTTEIGVTSLGGLVLCKSIKVAGDRFDKAIMDYVRQNYNLYIGERTAESIKIEIGTAIKLEKELKIKVKGRDNSGLLSTIELGSEGVRTAIKEPLREIVSAVKSVLEDMPPDLASDIVDNGVILTGGGALIRGLDTYLADIIKLPVKVADEPLLAVAYGTSNVLNQAELLKLITNE
- a CDS encoding gluconate 2-dehydrogenase subunit 3 family protein encodes the protein MKRRDFLVTSALLATTTLLNAKEDNLPWIIIEEVFEVLFPKTNNMPSSKEFGALNYLYQNSKEKSFDKSDLEYLLQGALDFNSSFPLFLKASKKQKEEIIQEVSLNSYGESWLSLLIYYGIEAMLSDPIYGGNKNEIGYKALNFQAGNPKPKVKYGKINGL
- a CDS encoding GMC family oxidoreductase, which encodes MVYDICIIGSGAGAGPIAYELTKEGKKVLILEKGSIYNEKDFSKDEIAFVRRNIITPSLQEQYHTIEEFVDNKWMKFPTYETGWSWWNGNILGGSSNFMSGYFHRLKPKDFRLKSEYGKLEGSNIEDWPITYDDLEKYYTKVEEVVGVSGEVTNYKHHEPRSKKQYAYKPLEEHPITKLFDKACKELNYTSYKVPRAILSQAKDHRNACYYSNFCGSYGCSSGAKGSSRASLLVQALKTGNLIIKSNCFVYKLDSTKTEVTKAYYFTKEGTKKSIQAKLFVVAAQAVETSRLLLNSKNQYFVNGLANSSKQVGKNMIFTGGGIGSAEFDKTNLEYKELFTQGLFVNRALKDWYYTKEFKGGTIDFLFEHANPIRKANLYKKDEQGKLLFGKALQENIYNNFTKKRVLNFEIFTDWTPNDNCFVSVDEKYKDKYGIPVANIRIGAHPQDLKVANFLAQKGKDVLEQMGAKNIKLEMSSLPSSNLQAGGCRFGNNPKTSVLNKYCQSHDLKNLFITDGSFMPTGGSVPHTWTIYANSFRVADYIKTII
- the mreC gene encoding rod shape-determining protein MreC yields the protein MNKLIFFILFLIVSLLYILDVNKLMSTNFTFFNKIKEFYIEKVISITNFTEKYFNQAKNISILKKENEELLKYKTLYIDQKTQLNEIQKKSSLQTIQESVTLVKALSYVEFDDLTRVWLDLKKEDTKIAGLIYNNFAAGIVVKKDDKALALLNGNEKANYAVFIGENSAPGIIHDYRKSKYIVAKYIPIWIDIKIGDEVITSGMDNIFFKGLKVGKVISINKMADMQEAVIAPYAQVLKERFFYLYETKAEIPKNIKVETQEEKQQPK
- a CDS encoding riboflavin synthase — its product is MFTGLIRELAEVLSFNNNFLTLKAKYKPKIGDSIAVNGACLTVVRVSTGTFTVELSLESQKILAMENYRGKVHIEPAMMMKDRFEGHIVQGHVDCLGIVTSIKQNGNSTDYIISLPKEYSKYIIPKGSVTIDGVSLTVNEVFTNSFRLTIIPHTIENTIFKRYKVGTRVNLETDMFARYIYNMFKNKENKLSWDEVDNIMARY